A part of Dryobates pubescens isolate bDryPub1 chromosome 3, bDryPub1.pri, whole genome shotgun sequence genomic DNA contains:
- the LOC104303488 gene encoding transmembrane protein 68 yields the protein MIGRRESCSLGQILMADLSCLAYVLEEWTAVEYLKKYFFHLVIISLTITALLVVFIVPLIIVLFIYLSSVLLLIYQRNGELQADPLSDVWDSARKTIASFWDIYARVWHGYELHGVENLPEGPGIVVYYHGAIPIDYLYFLSRLFLWKKRLCLSVADHFVFRLPGLKLLLEVTGVMPGTKEECLVALKNGYLVSISPGGVREALFSDESYRLVWGNRKGFARVALEAKVPIIPMYTQNVREGYRMFKETRVFRQLYEITRLPLMPPYGGLPVKLRTYIGEPIPYDPNVTTEELVEKTKTAVQALISKHQTIPGSTWKALLERFDKHYKSD from the exons ATGATAGGCAGAAGAGAGTCCTGCTCTTTAGGACAGATCCTGATGGCCGACCTGAGCTGCCTTGCCTACGTGCTGGAAGAATGGACTGCTGTGGAGTACTTGAAGAAATACTTTTTTCATCTGGTCATCATCTCACTGACAATCACTGCACTATTAGTGGTTTTCATAGTTCCTTTAATAATTGTCCTTTTCATTTACCTTTCTAGTGTTTTGCTTTTAATCTACCAGAGGAACGGGGAGCTACAAGCCGATCCCTTGAGCGACGTTTGGGATAGTGCAAGGAAAACTATAGCAAGCTTTTGGGATATATATGCAAGAGTATGGCATG GTTATGAACTGCACGGTGTGGAAAACCTACCAGAAGGACCAGGAATTGTGGTGTATTACCATGGAGCCATTCCTATAGACTACCTTTACTTCTTGTCAAGGCTGTTcctctggaagaagagactttGTCTGTCAGTAGCTGATCATTTTGTCTTTCGTTTACCAG GACTTAAGTTGTTATTGGAAGTGACAGGTGTCATGCCAGGTACAAAGGAGGAGTGCCTTGTTGCACTGAAGAATGGATACTTGGTGTCCATCTCACCAGGTGGAGTTAGAGAAGCACTGTTCAGTGATGAGAGCTACCGGCTCGTGTGGGGGAATCGAAAAGGCTTTGCTCGGGTTGCTTTAGAAGCAAAAGTG CCCATCATTCCAATGTATACTCAAAATGTCCGGGAAGGATATAGGATGTTTAAAGAAACAA GGGTTTTTAGGCAGCTGTATGAAATCACTCGGCTGCCCCTCATGCCTCCGTACGGGGGGCTCCCCGTTAAGCTTCGCACATACATCGGGGAGCCAATCCCATATGATCCCAATGTAACTACAGAGGAACTGGTGGAGAAG aCCAAGACTGCTGTCCAGGCTCTCATAAGCAAGCACCAAACAATCCCAGGGAGCACATGGAAGGCTTTACTGGAGCGGTTTGATAAGCATTATAAAAGTGATTAG